A region from the Phycisphaerales bacterium genome encodes:
- the lexA gene encoding transcriptional repressor LexA yields the protein MNLTPKQLRILQLIRDWRVRRGYSPTMQELADEIGVSKVTVFEHVEALIKKNALIREPNKARSLSIADGIAVPDEARPLRFPLVGRIAAGNPIERVANEEEIDLAEVICAAPGRQESTFALKVEGDSMRDEGILDGDYVLIERTQVAQNGDKVVALLPDGSTTLKTFYKEDDHIRLQPANPSFDPIRVKFCQVQGIVKGVVRRYGR from the coding sequence ATGAACTTGACCCCCAAGCAACTTCGAATCCTGCAACTGATTCGCGACTGGCGCGTTCGTCGGGGCTATTCGCCGACGATGCAGGAACTCGCGGACGAGATCGGAGTGAGCAAGGTCACCGTCTTCGAGCACGTCGAGGCGCTCATCAAAAAGAACGCGCTCATCCGCGAGCCCAACAAGGCACGCTCTTTATCGATCGCTGACGGGATTGCCGTCCCCGACGAGGCTCGCCCCCTGCGCTTCCCGCTGGTCGGGCGGATCGCCGCGGGCAACCCCATCGAGCGCGTTGCCAACGAGGAAGAGATCGACCTCGCCGAGGTGATCTGTGCCGCCCCGGGTCGGCAGGAATCCACCTTCGCCCTGAAGGTCGAGGGCGACTCGATGCGCGACGAGGGCATCCTCGATGGCGACTACGTCCTCATCGAGCGCACCCAGGTCGCGCAGAACGGCGACAAGGTCGTCGCCCTACTCCCCGATGGCTCCACCACCCTCAAGACCTTCTACAAGGAAGACGACCACATCCGCCTCCAGCCCGCCAACCCCTCGTTTGATCCGATCCGCGTCAAGTTCTGCCAGGTGCAGGGGATTGTCAAGGGCGTGGTTCGCCGCTACGGACGCTGA